GAGTCGCCATCCTCGTGCGTGATGCCGAGCAACACCACGAGCCCCTCACCTTCAAACTCGCCGCCCATGCGGGGTGGTGTCGCGGAAGAATCATCGAGGATCTCCACCCTCGCTCCGGTCACCTTTTGCACGATTGCGCGCATCAGCGCACTCCTTCCTGTGGGTCCTCGGGTGCGGGCGTGGCGTTTTTGGGTGCGGGCTCCGCCGTATCGGCACGGTGAGTATTGCGCGGGCGAGGTTCCGACGGTTGCGCCGCCGCCATCGATTCCATCATCGTGTGGCGCGCGGGGCGCACACGCGGGTGTCGCCGCATGCCCGGCGCATACACGGGAGTGGGAGGCGACATCGAGATTCCGGCACGGCCGAAGTGCTCGTGAGAGTGTTCGTTCGCGCCATCGAGGGCGATCTCCATCTGGTGATCGGAAAGCTCGGGGATGGGCGGTAGTGGAATCGTGGGATCTTGCTCAAAGTGAGCGGCGCCGTGCGCGAACGACGTGTCGGCGCTCGGGATCGACGGCACCACGATGGGGGAGCGCTCGGTAGCCTGTGGAGGCTCGAACTCGCTTACGGATTCTCCCGTGTCGGCCATACCGGAGGCCTGCTGCCCCTCGTGAACCTCAGCAGCGTCGCGGGGCGAGGTGGCGTCGGAACCGGAAATGAGCCCACCCGGCATGGGCCCCACGTAGTGCGGGCCATATTCGGCGACCTGCACCCACGTTTCGGCCACGCGCACCATCGCCTCCGTGGCGCGTTCCCAGTCGTTTTCCTGCTGGCGGTGCGGGCCGGTGGCGAGGGAGAGCACCACGCCGGCGGCGCGCAGCGCGAGCTCCTGCGGGTCCACGCGGCCCGCAAAAACGGGGTACCACGTGCGGATTGCTTCGGCGACGCGCTCGTGGATGTCGAGGGTGAGGCGCCCCTGATTGGCGTAGTCGCCGAGCACCGAGAGGTGGGCGCACAGGCACGCGAGGTCGTCGGCGCGGCGGCCCGGACCCACACCATCGATGTCGAGCACGCCGACCACGCGAGAATTGTCCACGAACACTTGCGCCTCGTAGAAATCTCCGTGGACAACCTCGGTGGGTTCGAGTCCAATGCGTCGTTCCACATCGGCGAGGCCGAGTTCGATGCGGTACACGAGCACGTCGAGGCGGTCCTTGAGCGAGGGGAGGCTCGAAGCGACCACACCCGCGTAAAACTCTGCGGAATCGGTCCACGGCGGTCGCACGGGCTGGTTCATGAGGGAAGCGGGCAGGCGATCGAGCATCGCGACCAGATCCTCGGCGTGGCACGCCTGCGCACCGTCGTCGATCACGGCCTTCGCGAGCACCGTGCCGGGAAGCTCGGCGAGGACAACGAGACCATCGGTCGCGCCGAGCACGGCGGGAACGGGCACGCCCGCATCGAGCAGTGTGTGGTGGAGATTCACGACGCTCGAGGTCGTGTGCGGCTGAAACACCTTGAGGAACACATTGCGGTCGGCAAGGGCGGCCTTGAGCACGGCGCGGCGACCGGGACGATAGCTCACGACTTCCACGGGTACGGGCGTGCCTTCCGCATACCCCGTTGCCACTCCAAGCTGCGCGAGAGTTTCATGGAGAACGTCCGGGTAGCACACCTGCGGGAGCATCGGCAGCCACGGGTCGTGCGGGTAACGCCACACGCGCACGTTCATGTCGCCGTCGGTCATCACGAGCGACTGCTCGGGGGCGAGCACGTTCTTTTCTTGCTCGCCGATATGAGCGCTTACGCCGAACAGCTCGTCGCGCGGCTCCGCCTCGGGGCCGTCGATCTCTACCCAGCGCACCTTCGTGCGGAACATGGCTTTCGTGGAGCGCGAGGGCCGGTGATCGACGTGGTCGAGTGTCCATTCAACGAGTTCGCCACCAGCGTTCGTGACGGCTGCCTCGAGCACACCTCCGGCCTGGGGCCCCGTGAGAAGCTCGGAACCGTCAAGGGTCTCAGTCATGCCCCCATTGTTGCAGGTTACGGCGGAGCCCTTCTGAAGGGTGAGGCGTGCAGGGTGTGTGACACGCGCTCTTTGTAGAGTGGAGGTATGAGCGACAACACGACTTCACGCCCCCGCCCGGAACTTGGAGGTAACCTCCTCGGCCCCGAGCCCACTCACCTCCCCGATGAGCTCGACCGCCCCGTACGCGAGCGCGACGGCGACGACCCGAAGAAGGTCGCTGCCGATCACCCCACCTCGCCGCTCGCGTGGGCACTCCTTGCAGAAGAAGCGAGTGCTGACGGCGATGTGATCGAGGCCTACGCGTTCGCACGAGTCGGCTACCATCGCGGTCTCGATGCACTGCGTCGCGCCGGCTGGCGAGGCCAGGGCGCGGTTCCCGCCTCGCACGAACCCAACCGCGGCTTCCTCCTGTGCCTCCTCCACCTCGTGCGTGCCGCCGAGGCCATTGGCGAGACGGGCGAGGTAGAGCGACTCAAAGACTTCATCGCCGAATCGGACCCGAGCCTGAGTGGTGCCACAACCCTCGCCCCTTAACCTCCGCGCTCGTCCCGCGTAAAATAGGTCTTTGCTGTTTCGCTACCGCGCGCCAGGATGACGCGCCGAAGGAGATGTCATGCCCGCGATCGTGATCGTTGGAGCCCAGTGGGGCGATGAAGGAAAGGGAAAGGCAACCGACCTTCTCGGCGACCGCGTCGATTACGTCGTCAAGCCCAACGGTGGCAACAACGCGGGCCACACGGTCGTTGTGCACGGTGAAAAGTTCGAGCTCAAGCTCCTTCCTGCCGGGATTCTTTCCCCGAACGCCACACCCGTGATCGGCAACGGCGTGGTCGTGAACCTCGATGCGCTCTTTGAGGAGATCGACGCGCTTGAATCGCGCGGCGTTGACACCTCGCACCTGCGCATCTCCGCGAATGCGCACATCGTCGCCCCCTTCCACCAGACGATGGACCGCGTCACCGAGCGATTCCTCGGCAAGCGCGCGATTGGCACGACCGGCCGCGGCATCGGCCCCGCCTACATGGACAAAGTAGGCCGCCTCGGTATCCGCGTGCAGGACCTCTTCGATGAGTCGATCCTTCGCCAAAAGGTTGAGGGCTCGCTTCGCCAAAAGAACGGTGTGCTCGTGAAGCTCTACAACCGTCGGGCCGTGGAAGTTGAGGAGATCGTGGCGGGCCTTTTGCGCTACGCCGAGCGGATCCGCCCCATGGTCGTGGACACGACCGAGATGCTGAACTCGGCGCTCGACCGAGGTGAGCTCGTGCTCATGGAGGGCGGCCAAGCGACCTACCTCGACGTGGACCACGGCACGTACCCGTTCGTGACGAGCTCGAACCCCACCGCGGGTGGCGCGTGCACGGGTTCCGGTATCGGTCCGACGCGCATCGATCGCGCGATCGGCATCGTCAAGGCGTACACGACGCGCGTGGGCGCTGGCCCGTTCCCCACGGAACTCTTCGATAAATGGGGCGAATACCTTCAGCAGAAGGGCCACGAAGTGGGCGTCAATACGGGGCGCCCGCGCCGTTGCGGCTGGTACGACGCCCTCATGATTCGCCACGCCGTGCGCATCAATGGCTTCACCGATCTCGTGCTCACGAAGCTCGACATTCTCACGGGTCTCGACGAGGTGCCGATCTGCACCGCCTACGAGATCGATGGCGAAATCCACCGAGACATGCCCATGACGCAAACCGAGTTCCACCACGCGAAGCCCGTATACGAGACGATGCCCGGGTGGAGCGAGGACATCTCGAAGGCTCGCACGTTCGAGCAGCTGCCGATCGAGGCACAAAACTACGTGCGCCGGCTCGAGGAGCTCGCAGGGTGTCGCATTTCGGCGATCGGCGTCGGCCCGGACCGCGATGACACGATCGCGGTGCACTCGCTCATTCCCGGCGAGGCACGCCTCGCGGGGGAGGAGTCCGACGGTGCCTGCGCGTAAGGCGATCTCGATTTCTGACGGCGTGGCCGCGATCCGTGCCTGGTGCGAGAGCCGCGAAAACACGCCGCGGGCAACCCTCGCGCTCGCGGTGCGCTTCACCCTCCAGGTGCTCGCCGAGGACTACCCCGGCGGTGCCGTTGAAGTGCGAGTACCACCGTTTGGCGCCGTGCAAATCATCCAAGGCACGAGCCACACGCGCGGCACGCCGCCCGCGGTCGTCGAGATGAATGCCGCGACCTGGATGCGCCTCGCCACCGGCGAACTGACCTGGGCGGAGGGCCGCGCGAAAGGTGGCGGCGTGAGTGCCTCGGGCGAGCGTAGCGACCTATCCGAAATCCTGCCCGTGCCGATCGCCAGGAGAATCGCCGCTGGAGAAAGCTCCGGGCGCTCCACTACGACCGAGGAGAACTAACACGTGATGAGCGAGAACACGCCCGAAGAGCACGAGAAAAGCGAAGCCGTCTGCGCTCCCCAGGGCTCTGATTCGCCCGAGAGCCCCGAATCGCCTCAGCCCACCGCTCTTTTCGTGCGCCGCGAGCGCCGCATGAACCTTGGCGGATGGGTTGTTCTTGCCCTCGTGATCGGCGCGGTCTCGGGACTCGTGTGGGGGATGTTCAGGGGCGTATTCGAATTTGCGCCGCTCGTGATTGCGGCGCTTTACGGCGTACTTTTTGTGGGAGTGGGCCTTGCCCTCGTTGCTGTGATCATCGATTGGGTGCTCGAGCGCGCTCGCGCGAAATAGAGTACCTACCTGGATTCCATAGGGGTTGTGGGGGTTTCGGGAGCGGATCAAACCCCCGCAACTTCTATGCAATTGGTCGGGCCTGATGGCAGCTTCGTGGCAACTTCGTGGCGAACTCGTGGCAAAACCCCCACAACCCCTCTGCAATTCACGTGAGGCGTGAGCCGTATTAGACTGGGTTGGTGCTACCCGCGAACGGACGACTCACTCACGACCTCCTTCCCGACGATCGCCGCCCGCAGGACGAGTGCGGCGTTTTTGGCGTGTTCGCGCCAGGGGAAGACGTTGCCACACTCACCTATTTCGGGCTGTACGCGCTTCAACACCGCGGGCAAGAATCCGCGGGCATCGCGACCTCGAACGGCGAGCAAATCCTCGTATACAAGGACATGGGCCTCGTGTCCCAAGTGTTCGACGAAGGCAACCTCAAAACCCTCCAGGGACACATGGCCGTGGGCCACACGCGCTACTCGACGACCGGCGCGAGCCACTGGGTGAACGCTCAGCCAACGCTTGGCCCGCGCCCCGACGGTACGATCGCCCTCGCCCATAACGGCAACCTCGTGAATACACTCGAGCTGCTCGAACTTCTCCATGAACGCCACGGCGACTCGAAGATTGGCGAACTCAAACAGGGCAACACGACCGACACGGCGATCGTGACGGCGCTGCTCAACCACGAAGGCAGCCTCGAGGACAACATCAAAGACCTCATGGGCCGCATCCGCGGCGCCTACTGCTTCGTGCTCATGAACGAAAAAACCCTGTACGCGGCACGGGATCCGCAGGGTATCCGCCCGCTCGTGCTCGGCCGCCTCGCGAACGGGTGGGTGGTGGCCTCCGAAACTGCCGCGCTCGACATTTGCGGCGCGAGTTTCGTGCGCGAGGTCGCCCCGGGTGAGCTCATTGCGATCGACGAGGACGGCCTGCGCTGCGAGCAAGTATGTGAACCCGCGCGCAAGAGCTGCGTGTTCGAGTACGTCTACCTTTCGCGCCCCGACACGAACCTCAATGGGCAAAGCGTCAACGAATCCCGCATCGAGATGGGCCGCGAACTCGCGCGCGAACACCCCGTTGAAGCCGACCTCGTGATCCCCACGCCCGAATCGGGTACGCCCGCCGCGATCGGCTACGCGCAAGAATCCGGTATTCCTTACGGCCAGGGCATGGTCAAAAACGCCTACGTGGGCCGCACCTTCATTCAACCCACGCAAACGCTGCGACAGCTCGGTATTCGCCTCAAGCTCAATCCGCTGCGCGAGGTCATCGAAGGCAAACGGCTCGTGGTGATCGACGACTCGATCGTGCGCGGCAACACGCAACGGGCCGTTGTGCGGATGCTGCGCGAGGCCGGTGCGAGCGAGGTGCACGTGCGCATCAGCTCGCCGCCTGTCAAATGGCCCTGCTACTACGGCATCGACTTCGCCGACCGAGCCCAGCTCATTGCCAACGGTCTCGATACGGAAGAAATCTGCCGCTCTATCGGCGCTGACTCCCTCGGATACATCAGCTTCGACGGCATGGTGCGCGCCACGCGCCAGGTGCCACGCGAACTGTGCTCCGCATGCTTCACGGGTGAATACCCGATCCCTCTGCCCGCCCCCGATTCCGAAGGCCGCGAACTGCTGGGCATGGCCGACAAGGAGGTTCAGAAATGACTGACGCACGCGAAGACCAAGGCCTCACCTACGCCGCGGCCGGAGTCGACACCGACGCGGGCGACCGCGCCGTCGAACTCATGAAAGCTGCCGTGAAAAAGACGCACGGCACGAGCGTCGTTGATGGCGTGGGCGGCTTCGCGGGCCTCATCGACGTGAGCGAACTCAAGAACTATGAGCGTCCCCTGCTCGCCTCGAGCACCGACGGCGTAGGCACGAAGATTGCGATCGCGCAGGCCCTCGACATCCACGACACAATCGGGCAGGATCTCGTGGCAATGGTCGTGGACGACATCGTCGTGAGCGGCGCGAAGCCCCTCGCCATGACCGATTACATCGCGTGCGGCAAGGTGCACCCGGAGCGGATTGCCGACATCGTGCGCGGCATTGCCGAAGGCTGCGTCCTCGCGGAAACGGCGCTCGTGGGTGGCGAAACCGCTGAACACCCCGGTCTCATGGGTGAGCACGACTACGACGTGGCGGGTGCCGCCGTCGGCGTCGTCGAGGCCTCCCGCATGCTCGGCGCCGAGCGCGTAGGCGCTGGCGACGTGCTCATCGGCATGGACTCGAGCGGGCTCCACTCCAATGGGTATTCCCTCGTACGCGCCGTCGTGGATCGCGCCGGACTGAGCCTCGAGCAGCACATCGAGGAGTTCGGGAAATCTCTCGGCGAGGAACTCCTCACCCCGACTCACATCTACAGCGCGCAGATTTTGCGCGTGCTTGAGCAGGCAGGCGTCGGAAAACTTCACGCACTCTCGCACGTGACGGGCGGCGGGCTTGCTGCCAACCTTGCCCGCGTGATCCCCACCGACTGCGGCGCGCACGTAAGGCGTGCCTCGTGGGAGCCGGGCGCGGTGTTCCACATGATTGGTAAGTGGGGGAGTGTGCCGCTCGCGGATCTCGAGGCGACTCTCAACATGGGACTTGGCATGGTCGCGGTCGCGAGCGCCGAGAGTGCGGATGAGATCGTGCGACTCTTCGAGGCCGAGGGCGTGCGCTCGCGGGTGATCGGCGAGGTTGCCCGGCGCGAAACGTTGCCGAAGCCGCGTGGTGAGAATGACGTGCTCGTGCAGGGGGCGAAGGGGGCTCACGGCGGTCCCGTGCTCGTGACGGCCTGAAAAAATCCGATCCCCGAATTGCATAGGGGTTGTGGGGGTTTGGTGTGCTCGTGAAACCCCCACAAACCCTATGCAATCCAGTTGGGTGGGGCGGGTGGGGTGGCGCGGATCGCGCGCCCGTCGTTGCCTCTCGCCTCCCCTCGGCATCAAAAAATTGACGCCACTGCACGGCGGTCATTCACGCGAATGATGTTCGTGTAGCGGCGTCAATCTACAAAAGAGAAGGGCGGGTTAGGACTCCTCGTCCTCGTCGTCCCAATCGTCGTATTCGCTCGCCCACTTGTCTTCGTAGCGGTCGTCTTCGTCCCACGACGCGGACTCGTTCTTTTTCCCGCTCAATTCGCGCTGGAGCGCATTGAGATCAGTAGGCGGGCTGTAGTACTTGAGGTCCCGAGCAATCTTGGCCTGCTTGGCTTTCTGACGGCCACGACCCATAGGTACGACCCCCTGTGCGTCGAACATGCGGGCGATTTTCGCCCCTGGAGAGTAAGTTTCGGACTCTAGGTTACACTGCGGCGCCTGGGACTTAAAGTAGAGGCACGCCCGTGCGGGATCACGTCACACCCCAGAAGGCCCAGTGCGACGGGCGGAACGACGAGCGCAGAGATGCGCCCTCGAGTGCGAGAACCAACGAAAGAAGCCCTCAGCGATGCCTGCCCGCCATGACCGTACGTACCCGCCCGTCGATGACTCGGCGCTTCTCAGCGACGGCTTCGAGATCGCCCACCACGACCTTGGCGAGGACTCTTTCGGGCCGTGCGGCTTCACGACGATCGCGCGTCGCGCCCCGGAAGACCTCGCGACGGGGGCGATCGCGCTCTACCTGCACGGGTGGTCCGATTACTTCTTCCACCCGCACGTCGCCCGCTTCTTCAATGATCGCGGGTACGATTTCTGGGCGATCGACCTGCGTCGCAATGGCCGCTCCCTGCGCGATGGTGATGTGGCCACCGCAATCGGTGATCTCGCCGACTACGAGGAGGAAATCGGCGACACGATCGAGATGGCGAGCGCCGATGTGCGAGGGCGCGGTCTCGACCCGAAAAAACCGGTGATCTATGCACATTCGACGGGTGGCCTTACCGCGGTGACGTGGGCGGCAAGGCACCCCGGGCAAGCGTCGGCCCTGCTGCTGAATTCCCCGTGGCTCGAGTTGCACGGCGGGCCCACTGTGAGGCGCGTACTGCTGCCCGAGCTTGAGATGCTCGCACGCGCGCGCCCGTTGCACACGGTGGTGCCGGGGATGCCTGATTTTTATGCCCGCACGCTCCACGCGAATTTCGGCGGGCAGTGGGATTGGCATGTGCCGTATAAACCGTTCGAGTCGTTCCCGATGCCGGCGTGCACGCTCGCGGCCGTGGCGCGCGCCCAGTCCCAACTCGCGCGCGGGCTCGATATTCACGAGCCGATCTTCATGACCGCCTCAACGCGATCGGCGCTCGGGCCGGTGTTCACGCGACGCGCCTACACGAGCGATGCGATCTTGAACGTTGAGCACCAGGTGTCGAACGCGCACAATGCGGGGAGTGATCTCACGATTGCCCGGATTCCGGGTGCGACGCACGACATGGCACTGGCCTTCGAGGCCCCGAGGAAGCTGTTCTTTTCGGCGCTCGCGACATTCATGGATTCTCGCGGGCTTTAGCCCTGCCGGGCTTCGGCATCGGCGTGCGCATCGCGAACGCCGAGCGGGATGGCAAGTGCCCCGGCGAGGGCAGGCGTGAGTACCTGACTCAACGTGAACGCCAGCGCGCATGAGACGGCCGCGGCGTTCGGAGCGCCGCAGTGGACGAGTGCCCACGCCACTCCCACGTCAATCACGCCGATTCCGCCCGGCGTGAGGGGAATGAGCGAGAGGAGTCGGCTGAGCGCATAGATCCCGAAAAGCACCAGCGGGC
The window above is part of the Dermabacter vaginalis genome. Proteins encoded here:
- a CDS encoding phosphotransferase, whose amino-acid sequence is MTETLDGSELLTGPQAGGVLEAAVTNAGGELVEWTLDHVDHRPSRSTKAMFRTKVRWVEIDGPEAEPRDELFGVSAHIGEQEKNVLAPEQSLVMTDGDMNVRVWRYPHDPWLPMLPQVCYPDVLHETLAQLGVATGYAEGTPVPVEVVSYRPGRRAVLKAALADRNVFLKVFQPHTTSSVVNLHHTLLDAGVPVPAVLGATDGLVVLAELPGTVLAKAVIDDGAQACHAEDLVAMLDRLPASLMNQPVRPPWTDSAEFYAGVVASSLPSLKDRLDVLVYRIELGLADVERRIGLEPTEVVHGDFYEAQVFVDNSRVVGVLDIDGVGPGRRADDLACLCAHLSVLGDYANQGRLTLDIHERVAEAIRTWYPVFAGRVDPQELALRAAGVVLSLATGPHRQQENDWERATEAMVRVAETWVQVAEYGPHYVGPMPGGLISGSDATSPRDAAEVHEGQQASGMADTGESVSEFEPPQATERSPIVVPSIPSADTSFAHGAAHFEQDPTIPLPPIPELSDHQMEIALDGANEHSHEHFGRAGISMSPPTPVYAPGMRRHPRVRPARHTMMESMAAAQPSEPRPRNTHRADTAEPAPKNATPAPEDPQEGVR
- a CDS encoding DUF3151 domain-containing protein; translated protein: MSDNTTSRPRPELGGNLLGPEPTHLPDELDRPVRERDGDDPKKVAADHPTSPLAWALLAEEASADGDVIEAYAFARVGYHRGLDALRRAGWRGQGAVPASHEPNRGFLLCLLHLVRAAEAIGETGEVERLKDFIAESDPSLSGATTLAP
- a CDS encoding adenylosuccinate synthase, which produces MPAIVIVGAQWGDEGKGKATDLLGDRVDYVVKPNGGNNAGHTVVVHGEKFELKLLPAGILSPNATPVIGNGVVVNLDALFEEIDALESRGVDTSHLRISANAHIVAPFHQTMDRVTERFLGKRAIGTTGRGIGPAYMDKVGRLGIRVQDLFDESILRQKVEGSLRQKNGVLVKLYNRRAVEVEEIVAGLLRYAERIRPMVVDTTEMLNSALDRGELVLMEGGQATYLDVDHGTYPFVTSSNPTAGGACTGSGIGPTRIDRAIGIVKAYTTRVGAGPFPTELFDKWGEYLQQKGHEVGVNTGRPRRCGWYDALMIRHAVRINGFTDLVLTKLDILTGLDEVPICTAYEIDGEIHRDMPMTQTEFHHAKPVYETMPGWSEDISKARTFEQLPIEAQNYVRRLEELAGCRISAIGVGPDRDDTIAVHSLIPGEARLAGEESDGACA
- a CDS encoding sterol carrier family protein, translating into MPARKAISISDGVAAIRAWCESRENTPRATLALAVRFTLQVLAEDYPGGAVEVRVPPFGAVQIIQGTSHTRGTPPAVVEMNAATWMRLATGELTWAEGRAKGGGVSASGERSDLSEILPVPIARRIAAGESSGRSTTTEEN
- the purF gene encoding amidophosphoribosyltransferase, which codes for MLPANGRLTHDLLPDDRRPQDECGVFGVFAPGEDVATLTYFGLYALQHRGQESAGIATSNGEQILVYKDMGLVSQVFDEGNLKTLQGHMAVGHTRYSTTGASHWVNAQPTLGPRPDGTIALAHNGNLVNTLELLELLHERHGDSKIGELKQGNTTDTAIVTALLNHEGSLEDNIKDLMGRIRGAYCFVLMNEKTLYAARDPQGIRPLVLGRLANGWVVASETAALDICGASFVREVAPGELIAIDEDGLRCEQVCEPARKSCVFEYVYLSRPDTNLNGQSVNESRIEMGRELAREHPVEADLVIPTPESGTPAAIGYAQESGIPYGQGMVKNAYVGRTFIQPTQTLRQLGIRLKLNPLREVIEGKRLVVIDDSIVRGNTQRAVVRMLREAGASEVHVRISSPPVKWPCYYGIDFADRAQLIANGLDTEEICRSIGADSLGYISFDGMVRATRQVPRELCSACFTGEYPIPLPAPDSEGRELLGMADKEVQK
- the purM gene encoding phosphoribosylformylglycinamidine cyclo-ligase, producing MTDAREDQGLTYAAAGVDTDAGDRAVELMKAAVKKTHGTSVVDGVGGFAGLIDVSELKNYERPLLASSTDGVGTKIAIAQALDIHDTIGQDLVAMVVDDIVVSGAKPLAMTDYIACGKVHPERIADIVRGIAEGCVLAETALVGGETAEHPGLMGEHDYDVAGAAVGVVEASRMLGAERVGAGDVLIGMDSSGLHSNGYSLVRAVVDRAGLSLEQHIEEFGKSLGEELLTPTHIYSAQILRVLEQAGVGKLHALSHVTGGGLAANLARVIPTDCGAHVRRASWEPGAVFHMIGKWGSVPLADLEATLNMGLGMVAVASAESADEIVRLFEAEGVRSRVIGEVARRETLPKPRGENDVLVQGAKGAHGGPVLVTA
- a CDS encoding DUF3073 domain-containing protein, which translates into the protein MGRGRQKAKQAKIARDLKYYSPPTDLNALQRELSGKKNESASWDEDDRYEDKWASEYDDWDDEDEES
- a CDS encoding alpha/beta hydrolase, which translates into the protein MPARHDRTYPPVDDSALLSDGFEIAHHDLGEDSFGPCGFTTIARRAPEDLATGAIALYLHGWSDYFFHPHVARFFNDRGYDFWAIDLRRNGRSLRDGDVATAIGDLADYEEEIGDTIEMASADVRGRGLDPKKPVIYAHSTGGLTAVTWAARHPGQASALLLNSPWLELHGGPTVRRVLLPELEMLARARPLHTVVPGMPDFYARTLHANFGGQWDWHVPYKPFESFPMPACTLAAVARAQSQLARGLDIHEPIFMTASTRSALGPVFTRRAYTSDAILNVEHQVSNAHNAGSDLTIARIPGATHDMALAFEAPRKLFFSALATFMDSRGL